Proteins encoded by one window of Rutidosis leptorrhynchoides isolate AG116_Rl617_1_P2 chromosome 7, CSIRO_AGI_Rlap_v1, whole genome shotgun sequence:
- the LOC139860500 gene encoding AT-rich interactive domain-containing protein 2-like: MAHFSELNNNIDVSKVMVSQASRINEFPVKTDLYVELRGLDRLRCLFEQVLLYFNKDLIRAFPPKLCDGVEVDLFTLFWVIRKIGDYESVSNTNLWEFVAKECGLDIIHVGALKLIYIKHLKEFDQWLIRCGFNDTTLKSAELGALEKLESLFHELRWCSNTSSSVGFDDGKSLLNEKMDFDMVKLEMGLSRINNGNENHDDITGLDLNVAINEEVGGLNLNMANVDGGFSRMNNVDEKVEIFGGLDERRLEFCPIIDNDKRGVLCSINMHGLHANNSEIKINGDNDDNMVILAKTIVTNVVDSQKMVKDESFSSKRMKKEQSLLLSKNERGFSRINNVFNEKREEIGGLDLGLAKIEMLYPRIKDDNNTNVLCPMNAPDFHSDNSDHNDNHDDSALIIAKTIISKVVGSRKRIKEESCSSQNMKKQNMKKEESLSLSEVLDWVANAARNPHDDEIGIVPNSSKWKKCKGNKVWKQVLLVKETLSVKRNVDSGYKFYGSQKKRIMMHPSMYEDDKIPVHLSSKRKRFSQRVSYVKSCSCPGCTSCPSSLNKCVKKVPHILDPMEIHDDTCEDLEAESVNVRADVPKWTSVVFESDSKWLGTRMWPPPEGDSGKREMENLVIGKGRQNSCTCPIPGSADCVRFHISENRTKIKDTLGPLFYKWKFDRMGEEASASLWSPEEETEFKSLVSKARQDLSDRSKSRHEIMSYFWRRAFESIPFKTKDMLVSYYYNVFVLRRRSYQNRIMPDNIDSDDDEHDVGYVGDVIGNVKICALSVKCSGNSALIES; this comes from the exons ATGGCCCATTTTTCTGAATTGAATAATAACATAGATGTAAGTAAGGTTATGGTTTCTCAAGCTAGTAGAATTAATGAATTCCCTGTGAAGACTGATTTGTATGTTGAACTTAGAGGTTTAGATAGATTGAGGTGTTTATTTGAGCAAGTTCTTTTATATTTCAATAAGGATTTAATTAGGGCTTTTCCACCTAAACTTTGTGATGGTGTGGAGGTTGATTTATTTACATTGTTTTGGGTGATTAGAAAGATAGGAGATTATGAGTCAGTTTCGAATACTAATTTGTGGGAATTTGTTGCTAAGGAATGTGGGTTAGATATTATACATGTTGGAGCTTTGAAATTGATTTATATTAAGCATTTAAAAGAGTTTGATCAGTGGTTGATTCGTTGTGGTTTCAACGATACGACGTTAAAGAGTGCAGAGCTTGGTGCTCTCGAAAAATTAGAATCGTTGTTTCACGAGTTGAGATGGTGTAGCAATACTTCATCTAGTGTCGGATTTGATGATGGTAAAAGTTTGCTTAACGAAAAAATGGATTTTGATATGGTGAAGCTTGAAATGGGATTATCAAGAATTAATAATGGTAACGAAAACCATGACGATATTACTGGCTTGGATCTTAATGTGGCTATAAATGAAGAAGTTGGTGGTTTGAATCTTAATATGGCTAATGTTGATGGGGGATTTTCAAGAATGAATAACGTCGATGAAAAAGTTGAAATTTTTGGAGGTTTGGATGAAAGAAGATTAGAGTTCTGTCCGATTATTGACAATGATAAAAGAGGTGTGTTATGTTCAATAAATATGCATGGTCTTCATGCTAACAATAGTGAGATAAAAATTAATGGTGATAATGACGATAATATGGTGATTCTTGCCAAGACTATTGTTACTAATGTTGTTGATTCTCAAAAGATGGTAAAGGATGAATCTTTTAGTTCTAAGAGGATGAAAAAGGAGCAATCTTTATTGTTGTCAAAAAATGAAAGAGGATTTTCAAGAATCAATAATGTTTTTAACGAAAAGAGGGAAGAAATTGGTGGTTTGGATCTTGGTTTGGCTAAAATTGAAATGTTGTATCCAAGAATCAAAGATGACAACAACACGAATGTGTTATGTCCTATGAATGCACCTGATTTTCATTCCGACAATAGTGATCACAATGATAATCATGACGATAGTGCGTTGATTATAGCCAAGACTATTATTAGTAAGGTAGTTGGTTCTAGGAAGAGGATAAAAGAGGAATCTTGTAGTTCACAGAACATGAAAAAACAGAACATGAAAAAAGAGGAATCTTTGTCCTTGTCGGAAGTGCTAGATTGGGTAGCGAATGCTGCAAGAAATCCACATGATGACGAAATTGGAATCGTACCAAATAGTTCAAAGTGGAAGAAATGTAAGGGAAACAAAGTATGGAAACAGGTTTTGTTGGTGAAAGAGACGCTTTCGGTAAAACGAAATGTTGATTCGGGCTATAAATTCTATGGCTCTCAG AAGAAAAGAATCATGATGCATCCTTCAATGTATGAAGACGATAAAATTCCCGTTCACCTATCTTCCAAAAGAAAACGATTCAGTCAAAGGGTCAGTTATGTAAAATCATGTTCGTGTCCAGGCTGTACATCTTGTCCATCCTCTCTCAACAAATGTGTCAAAAAGGTCCCACATATATTGGATCCTATGGAGATACATGATGACACGTGCGAAGATCTAGAAGCAGAAAGTGTTAATGTACGAGCTGACGTACCTAAATGGACAAGTGTTGTTTTCGAGAGTGATTCTAAGTGGCTTGGTACTCGGATGTGGCCCCCACCCGAGGGCGATAGTGGAAAACGTGAAATGGAAAATTTAGTTATTGGGAAAGGAAGACAAAACTCGTGTACATGTCCAATTCCGGGGTCTGCTGATTGCGTAAGGTTTCATATTAGTGAGAATAGGACGAAGATCAAAGACACTCTGGGCCCACTTTTCTATAAGTGGAAATTTGATCGTATGGGTGAAGAGGCTTCGGCTTCATTGTGGAGTCCCGAAGAGGAAACCGAGTTTAAAAGTTTGGTTAGTAAAGCAAGACAAGATTTGAGTGATAGAAGCAAATCAAGACATGAAATTATGAGCTATTTTTGGAGAAGAGCTTTTGAGTCCATTCCTTTTAAAACTAAAGACATGTTGGTGAGCTATTACTACAATGTCTTTGTACTTAGACGAAGAAGTTACCAAAATCGCATTATGCCTGATAATATagacagtgatgatg ATGAACATGATGTGGGGTATGTTGGAGATGTAATTGGGAATGTAAAGATCTGTGCTTTATCTGTCAAATGTTCAGGGAATAGTGCGTTGATTGAATCTTGA